AGGAACACCGCGCAATCGCGGAAGCCATTGCGAGTCGATCGCCGGATGCGGCCGAGCAGAGCATGCGTGTCCATCTGTGGCGTGTGCAGCGCGAGATCGCGGATCGTTTGAATCCGGTCGGAACGGGTGTGCAGACCCAGCTGGCGCCGCGCTCCTAGCTCGGATCCGTCCGCCGCAAAGTGTCCAGGAAGCGCAGCGCCGCCGCCGACAGGGACCGTTGGTTCTTGAGCAATATGCCGATGTTGCGCGACGCGGTGGGCGAGTGCAGCGCCACGCTGCACAGCCGCGAGGTGTCCATCAGGCGCAGGGCCAGCTGCGGCACCGCCGCTATGCCCACGCCGGCCGCCACCATTGCGCCCACGACAGAAATATTGTCGGACACGTAGTTCATTTCCGGCAGCCGGCCGGAGGCGGCCAGAATCTGGTCGGTGACTTGGCGGATGCTGCTGGCGGGGCCGCTCGCCACATAAGGCCTGTCGGCGAAAACGCTCCAATCCACGCGCTTGCGTTGCGCCAGCGGGTCGTCTATCGGGCAGATCAGCACGAAGTTCTCTTTCAGTAGTTGCGTGAATTGCACGCTGGCCGGCTGGTCGGGAACCTCGATGGAGATGCCGATGTCGGCATTGCCTTCCGATACGGCTTGCGTGATCTGGCGCGCGGAAACCGCGTGGATGTTCAGGCGCACCTGAGGGTGCGACTTCTGGAAGGCGCGCGTCGCCGCGGGCAGCAGGGCGGAGGCGACGGAGGGGAGCGCCCAGATGTTGATGCTGCCCCGGCGGCCCGCGATGAATTCGGACAGATCGCTAAGCGAATCGCGGAACTCCGACAGCATCCGCATCGCAATCGGTACCAGTTCCGCACCGGCGGAGGTCAGCGCCACGCCATGCTTGTCGCGGTCGAACAGCTTGGCGCCGAGCTTCTGTTCCGCCGCCTGCACGCGCCGGCTGAGCGCCGGCTGGGAAATAGGCACGCGTTCGGCGGCCATGCGGAAGTTGAGCGTTTCCGCCACCAACAGCACCGCCTCCAGTTCGGAAATGGTCAGGGTCATGGCCGGCGTGATGCGTTTGAGTTATTACGAAGATATAAATATATCAATTTTCAGATCAGACTGGCCGCAGCATACTAAGCCGCAAAGTAGCAATACGGATGGAGACAGACATGAATGAACCGCGCAAGCGGCTGCGCATCGGCGTAGGGGCCGGCATGGCGGACGACCGCATCGGTCCGGCCATGCCGCTGCTGGAAGACTGCGATATCGACTACCTGGTGTGCGAATGCCTGGCCGAACGGACCATCGCGCGCGAAACGCTGTCGCGCAAGCATGACGGCGCTCACGGCTACAACCCGATGCTGGAGGAGCGCATGCGCGCCTTCCTGCCGGCGTGCCGGGAGAAAGGCGTACGGCTGGTGTCCAATATGGGCGCGGCCAACCCGGCCGGCGCCGCGCAGGCCGCGCTGGACATCGGTCAGGCCTTGGGATGGCAGGATCTCAAGTGTGCCGCCGTAGTCGGCGACGACGTGGCCGACCGCGTGCGCCTGCATCCCGAACTGCGCCTGCTGGATCGCGATCTGCCGCTGGAGGCGATCCTGCCGCAACTGGCGTCGGCGAATGCCTACCTGGGCGCCGACGTGGTCCGCGATGCGCTCGCCACCGGCGCGCACGTGGTGTTGACGGGCCGGGTCGCAGATCCCTCGCTGTTTCTGGGCGTGGCCTTGCATCATCACGGCTGGAGCTACCAGGACCTGCCCAAGCTGGCGGCGGGCACCATCATGGGCCATCTGCTGGAGTGCTCGGCGCAGATCACCGGCGGCTACTTCGCCGACCCAGGCAAGAAAGACGTTCCCCGCCTGGCCGAACTGGCTTATCCCTATGCCGATCTTTACGGTGACGGCGAGTTGTACATAGGCAAGCCGGCTGGCTCGGGCGGCCGCCTCGACCGCATGACCTGCACCGAGCAGGCGCTGTACGAAATCCATGATCCCGCGGCCTACGTGACGCCAGACTGCGTACTGAGCCTGGAAGGCCTGCATTTTGAGGAGCAGCACGCGGACCGGGTGGCCGTGCGCGGCATACGCGCCGCGCCGCGGACCGATCGCTACAAGGTCGTGGTCGGCTACTTCGATGGGTGGATAGGCACCGGCGAGGTGGCCTATGCGGGCGTGAACGCGATTGCGCGGGCGCGGTTGGCGGCCGACACGGTGAAAGAGCGGTTCCGGCTTGACGGCGGCGCGGCCAGCGAGATCCAGGTAGACCTGATCGGCATCAGCAGCCTGCATGGCGATCATCCGGAGGCCGTCGCCGGCCACCCCTACGAAGTCCGGTTGCGCGTGTCGGCGCGCTGTCCAGACAAAAAGAGCGCCCACCTGTTGGGGGACCACGTGCGGCAGCTGAACATGCAAGGGCCTTATGGCGCGGGCGGTCCCGTCAACCTGGGCGCCAAGGAAGTCATAGCCGTGGATGCCCTGTTGATTCCGCGCGACTGGGTCACGCCCGAAGTCATTACGGTGGGAGCTTGAGCATGGGCATTCTGGTTCATGACCTGGCGCATGCGCGCGCCGGCGACAAGGGCAATACCTCGAGCATCGCCGTCATTGCCTACGACGAGGACGCCTGGCGCCTGCTGCGCCAGGCGCTCACTGCCGAACGCGTAGAGCAGGCCTTTGCCCATTTGGGAGCAGGGAAGGTGAGGCGCTATGAGGTCGAAAGCCTGAGGGCGCTGAACTTCGTCATTCCGAACGTACTGTCGGGCGGCGTCACGCGCTCGCTGCGCCTGGATCCCCATGGCAAGTCGCTTAGTTCGTTGATGCTGGGGATCGAACTTCCGGCCTGCCCACCGCAATCCTGAAAGGAACCGCAATGTACCCTCCCGCTGAACCCATGGGCACCGAGGTCTACGCCCGGCTGCCCGAATCCCTGCACCTGACCGATCAGGCCTCGACCTGGCTCGCCGCGCGCCACGTGAAGATGCACTCTTTTCTGGAGGGGCCTTCTTTCGATCGCTCGGGCAATCTCTGGTGCGTCGATCTGGCGCATGGGCGCATCCTGCGCGTGGATCCGGCGGGCAATTTCGAGGTCGTCGTCACCTACGAAGGCGAACCCAATGGTCTGAAGATCCATCGCGACGGCCGCATCTTCGTCGCTGACCATCTGCATGGCCTGATGCTTCTGGATCCCGAGACCCGCAGCATCCGGCCCTACCTGCAGCATGTGCGGCGGGAAGGCTTGAAGGGCCTGAACGATCTGTTCTTCGCCTCCAACGGCGACCTGTACTTCACCGATCAAGGTGAAAGCGCCTTGGAAAACCCCACCGGCCGCGTGTTCCGCCTGCGCGCCGACGGCAAGACGGTGGACCTCATCATGGATGGTCTGGCGGGCCCCAACGGTCTGGTCATGAACAAGGCCGAGAACGTGCTCTACGTGGCCATCACGCACGACAACGCCATCTACGCGCTGCGGCTGGAACCGGACGGCCAGATGAAGAAAGCCAGCCGTTTCATCCAGCTATCGGGCAGCACGGCCGGGCCGGACGGCATGGCCCTGGATGAGGCCGGCAACCTGGCCATCGTCCACGCACAGGCGGGCACCGTGTGGCTGTTCAGCCCGCTGGGCGAACCCCTTTACCGCATCCGTTCCTGCGCGGGCCTGCGCACCACCAACGTTGCTTTCGGCGGCGAGGACGGGCGTTCCCTGTTCATCACCGAAGCGGAGCAGGGCGTCATTCTGCGCGCCCGGCTGCCGCATCCCGGCAAGCGGATGTACTCGCACAGAGACTGAGCCGCGCGCCACGAATTCGATCCACATAAAAGACCACCATCCATGGGAGACAACATCATGATTCCTTTCCGATTGATCGCCGGCCTGGCCCTGAGCCTGGCCGCCGTCACGGGCGCGCAGGCCGCCGATGCCTACCCCGCGCGCCCCATACGCCTGATCGCCACCTTCGGCCCCGGCAGTTCCATCGACATCATCGCGCGCCTGGTGGCCAAACCCCTGGCCGAGCAGCTGGGCCAGCCGGTGATCGTCGAGAACAAGCCGGGCGCCGGCGGCGACCTGGCCACCGACATCGTCGCCAAGTCCGGCAAGGACGGCTACACCATCGGCTTCGCTTCCGCGGGGCCGATCACGGTCAATCCCAATGCCCGCAGCAAAATGCCCTATGACCCGCTCAAGGATCTGGCGCCGGTAGCCCTGGTGGCCACGGGACCGAACGTCATCCTGGTCAACCCGTCGATTCCGGTGACGAACCTGCAGGAGCTGATTGCCTACATCAAGGCCAATCCGAACAAGGTCAACTACGCCTCGGCTGGCGTCGGGACCAGCGGTCATATCGCCGGCGAGCTGTTCCAGCACCTGTCCAAGACCGAAATCCTGCACGTGCCATACAAGGGCAACAGCGATGCGATCACCGACACCCTGGGCGGGCGCACCCAGATGGTCATCAGCGGCGTGCCGCCCATCCTGTCGTTCGTGAAGTCCGGCCAGTTGCGCGCCCTGGCCGTGGCCGATGCCAAGCGTTCGCCCTTGCTGCCGGACGTCCCCACTGTCGCCGAAGCCGGACTGCCAGGCGCGGAAAGCGTCGCCTGGTACGGCATCGTCGCGCCCGCCGGCACGCCGCAAGCGATCCTGGACCGTCTCCACGATGAGATCGTCAAGGCCGTGAACAACCCGGAAACGCAGGAGAAATTCGCCGGCCTGGGTATCGTTCCTTCAGCGGACAGCCGGGCGGACTTCGGCAAGCGCATGGCGGACGAGTACGTCCGTTTCAAGGAATTGTTCAAGCAGATCAACCTGGTCATGGATTGACGGAATCATGTCACGCACCGTTATCGTTACTGGCGCCAGCGGGCTGGTCGGCTCCGCTGCCGTCGATTCATTCCTGAACGCGGGCTGGGACGTCGTCGCGGTTTCCCGCCGGCGTCCGGAGATCATCAGCCAACGGCCGTACACCCATCTGCCGGTCGATCTGCAGGACGCGCAGGCGTGCCGTCGCGCCTTTGGGGACATGCCAGAAGCCACGCACGTGTTCTATGCGGCCGTCTATGAGAAGCCTGGCCTCATCGCCGGCTGGCGGGACCCGGAGCAGATGGCCACCAACCTGAGCATGATCAGGAACGTCATCGAGCCGCTGGCCGCCAGCGGCACGCTGCGGCATGTCAGCGTGCTGCAGGGCACCAAGGCCTATGGCGTGCACCTGCATCCCATCCGCACGCCGGCGCGTGAACGCCAGCCTCGCGACGATCATCCGAACTCATACTGGTTCCAGGAAGACTACATCCGGGAAAAGGCCGCACAGAGCGGCTTTGGCTGGACGATCTTCCGGCCCACCATCGTGCTGGGCCCCAATGTGGGCGTGGCGATGAATACCGTGCCGGTCATCGGCGTCTACGCGGCGGTGTGCCGCGCCGAAGGAA
The sequence above is drawn from the Achromobacter xylosoxidans genome and encodes:
- a CDS encoding SMP-30/gluconolactonase/LRE family protein; this translates as MYPPAEPMGTEVYARLPESLHLTDQASTWLAARHVKMHSFLEGPSFDRSGNLWCVDLAHGRILRVDPAGNFEVVVTYEGEPNGLKIHRDGRIFVADHLHGLMLLDPETRSIRPYLQHVRREGLKGLNDLFFASNGDLYFTDQGESALENPTGRVFRLRADGKTVDLIMDGLAGPNGLVMNKAENVLYVAITHDNAIYALRLEPDGQMKKASRFIQLSGSTAGPDGMALDEAGNLAIVHAQAGTVWLFSPLGEPLYRIRSCAGLRTTNVAFGGEDGRSLFITEAEQGVILRARLPHPGKRMYSHRD
- a CDS encoding SDR family oxidoreductase — translated: MSRTVIVTGASGLVGSAAVDSFLNAGWDVVAVSRRRPEIISQRPYTHLPVDLQDAQACRRAFGDMPEATHVFYAAVYEKPGLIAGWRDPEQMATNLSMIRNVIEPLAASGTLRHVSVLQGTKAYGVHLHPIRTPARERQPRDDHPNSYWFQEDYIREKAAQSGFGWTIFRPTIVLGPNVGVAMNTVPVIGVYAAVCRAEGKPFCYPGHISYPREAVDARLIGDAGVWAAEHPTSWNEHYNLTNGEVFSWHDLWPSLAEFLGVEAGPDQPVRLAEYLPSRATLWDEIVKQHGLRPLSMAQILGESHYSADARFGYGLKTPPAPAFVSTVKIKQAGFTQTYDTEACVKHWLGVLMERKIIPSSLAGA
- a CDS encoding Bug family tripartite tricarboxylate transporter substrate binding protein, with product MIPFRLIAGLALSLAAVTGAQAADAYPARPIRLIATFGPGSSIDIIARLVAKPLAEQLGQPVIVENKPGAGGDLATDIVAKSGKDGYTIGFASAGPITVNPNARSKMPYDPLKDLAPVALVATGPNVILVNPSIPVTNLQELIAYIKANPNKVNYASAGVGTSGHIAGELFQHLSKTEILHVPYKGNSDAITDTLGGRTQMVISGVPPILSFVKSGQLRALAVADAKRSPLLPDVPTVAEAGLPGAESVAWYGIVAPAGTPQAILDRLHDEIVKAVNNPETQEKFAGLGIVPSADSRADFGKRMADEYVRFKELFKQINLVMD
- a CDS encoding acyclic terpene utilization AtuA family protein, which encodes MNEPRKRLRIGVGAGMADDRIGPAMPLLEDCDIDYLVCECLAERTIARETLSRKHDGAHGYNPMLEERMRAFLPACREKGVRLVSNMGAANPAGAAQAALDIGQALGWQDLKCAAVVGDDVADRVRLHPELRLLDRDLPLEAILPQLASANAYLGADVVRDALATGAHVVLTGRVADPSLFLGVALHHHGWSYQDLPKLAAGTIMGHLLECSAQITGGYFADPGKKDVPRLAELAYPYADLYGDGELYIGKPAGSGGRLDRMTCTEQALYEIHDPAAYVTPDCVLSLEGLHFEEQHADRVAVRGIRAAPRTDRYKVVVGYFDGWIGTGEVAYAGVNAIARARLAADTVKERFRLDGGAASEIQVDLIGISSLHGDHPEAVAGHPYEVRLRVSARCPDKKSAHLLGDHVRQLNMQGPYGAGGPVNLGAKEVIAVDALLIPRDWVTPEVITVGA
- a CDS encoding LysR family transcriptional regulator, with the protein product MTLTISELEAVLLVAETLNFRMAAERVPISQPALSRRVQAAEQKLGAKLFDRDKHGVALTSAGAELVPIAMRMLSEFRDSLSDLSEFIAGRRGSINIWALPSVASALLPAATRAFQKSHPQVRLNIHAVSARQITQAVSEGNADIGISIEVPDQPASVQFTQLLKENFVLICPIDDPLAQRKRVDWSVFADRPYVASGPASSIRQVTDQILAASGRLPEMNYVSDNISVVGAMVAAGVGIAAVPQLALRLMDTSRLCSVALHSPTASRNIGILLKNQRSLSAAALRFLDTLRRTDPS